The nucleotide sequence GCGCAGGCTGAGAGGAAGATCGGCTTCGACCTGAAACCTGATCCGGATAATGCCGGCGTAGGTGCATCGCGAGAATAATGCGTCCCTTTTTTGGGACGCTTTTTGTTTGAGGGCTCCCTGATACTCTGCAGGAGGAAAAATGGTAGTATCTCTGACCATCATCCCCTTGGGCGGCGGGGATGAACTGAAAGAAAAAATAGCCGACATAGTGGCCATCATCCATGACAGCGGCCTCTCTTACAAGCTGGGCAGCATGCAGACCTGCATCGAAGGCGAGTGGGACGAGGTAATGGAGGTGGTGCGCCGCTGCCACCACAAGGCCCTGGAGTCCGCCCCCAGATGCCTGACCACCGTCACCATAGACGACCGCAAGGGCTTCACGGGCAGGCTGGAAGGCAAGGTGCGGGACGTAAAGGATATACTTTCCGACAAGGAGCTGAGCGTTGAGTGATATACACGTGGGCAAGCTGTCCCCCGACAGAATGAACGCCCTGATCGCCGGCCGTCTGGGCGCCTCCGACAGCCGTATCGTCATGGGGCCCGGAGCGGGTCTGGATTTCGGCGTGACGGACTGCGGAAACGGCATGGTCATGGCCATAGCCGAGGACCCCATATTCCCCGCCGCGGGCCTGCCTCTGGAAATGATGGGCGAGTTTACCGTGCACATCGGCGCCAGCGACGTGGCCGTGTCCGGCATCAGGCCGGAGTTCATGACCTACTCGCTGCTGCTGCCTCCGGGAACGCCGGTGGAGGAAACGGAAAAGATCATCCAAAAGATCTCCGACACCGCCAAGTCTCTTGACATAGCCATAGTGGGGGGCCATACAGGCTGGTATTCCGCCGTGAGCCTGCCCATAGTGGGCGGCATCACCGTGTGGGGCTTTGCCGGCAAGGACGAATGGACGTCTCCGGGCGGAGCCCGGCCGGGAGACGCGCTCCTGATGACCAAGGGACCCGCCATAGAGGCCGCGGCCCTGCTGGGAGTCCTCTACAGCCAAAAGGACACCCCTCTCCCGCCGGAGACCGTCTCTGCCCTTCTGGGACGGGTGAGCCAGATCACGGTGGTGGAGGATGCTCTCACCGCTTGGGCCGCCGGCGGCGTCCACGCCATGCATGACGCCACCGAGGGAGGAGTTTACGGAGGTATGTGGGAGATGAAAAACGCCGCGGGCGCAGGCCTCGAAGCCGTCCTTTCCCGGGATATGGTGCCCGCCGACATACAGGCTCTGGCCGACTATCTCTCCTTTGACCCCTGGACCGTGATCAGCGAGGGCACCCTGCTGGCTGCCGTCAGCCCCGGCAGCGTGGAGGCGGTAAGGGCAGCCTGGAGCAAAAAAGGTATAAAGAGCGAAGTGGTGGGGACCTTCACAGACGGCAGGTCGAGCCTGGTGAGAGACGGCAGGGAGACCGGTTTCCCTGAGCCGGAGACAGACCCCTTCTGGAATTTGTTTGACAACGCGTTATCATGATCAAAGCAGTATTTTTTGACTGGGACGGCACTCTGTGCAACAGCATCCCGAATATACAGAAGACCTTTGGCCTGGCCAAAAAGGAGCTGGGCTTTGACTATACTTACGACAGGTTCCGCCTGCTCATAGGAGTTCCCACCACCGAGCAGGGAAAGGCCGTCATGCCGGAGGACCCCGAGCGCTATATCGAGTGCTACCGGCGGATATATGCGACCATGGGCGACGACCCGGCCTATCCCGGAGCGGCGGAGGCCCTGAACGGGATCAGGGCTCTGGGGGTCTCCCTGGGGATAGTGTCCAGCAAGACCCGCCTTTCCCTCACAGCCGCCGCAGAGCGGCTGGGGCTCTGCGGGCTGTTTGACGTGATGGTCTGCGGCGGCGAGACCGACAGGCCCAAGCCGGACCCGCAGCCGCTGCAGGCGGCCCTGGCTCTGGCGGGGCTGCAGCCCGGCGAGGCCCTCTATGTGGGAGACAGCTTTCAGGACCTGATGTGCGCCCGCGGGGCCGGCGTCAGGGTGGCCGCCGTCGCCTGGGGGGCCAGGACAGGAGAAGAGCTGGCGACACAGAGCCCCGATTTTCTGGCAGAGAGCTGGGAGGACCTGACAGAGGCGGTGAAGCAGCTGATCTGACCCTGTTTTGACAAAAATCGGCCCGGCTTGCTTTTTTTTGCAAATGACTGTATAATAAAAGAGTATGCGGAGAGATGGCTGAGTGGTCGAAAGCGGCTGCCTGCTAAGCAGTTGTACCAGTTAATTTTGGTACCCCGGGTTCGAATCCCGGTCTCTCCGCCATTTTTTCAGGAACGCAGTATGGAATACAGAGTACTTTCCGACGGCCTGAGGCTGCCCGTCATCGGACTGGGGACCTACAAGGCGGAGAACTGCGCGGACACGGTGTCCCGGGCCATCGAATACGGCTACAGGATGTTTGACACCGCCGAGATGTATCGCAACGAGGCGGAAGTGGGCCGGGGCATAAGGGCTTCGGGCGTCAGCCGCGAGGAAGTGGTGATAGTCACCAAGCTGTCCCACAAGTCCTATGACCGCGCAGACGAAGCGGTGCGCGGCTGCCTGGAGCGGCTGCAGACCGACTACATCGATCTCATGCTGCTGCACTGGCCCTTCGGCAACTATTACGCCGCCTGGAGGACTCTGGAGGACTTCAGAGCAAAGGGAGTCATCCGGTCTGTCGGAGTGTCCAATTTTGAGCCGGCGGGCCTCATAGATCTCATCAATTACAATGAAACGCCGCCCTCTGTGGACCAGATCGAGACTCACCTGTGGTGTCAGAGAAAAGACTGCAGAAGGTGGATGGACAAATACCATGTGGCCCACATGGGCTACGCCCCTCTGGGACACGGCGCCAAAAATCATATGCTGGAGCTGCCCGCTGTGCAGGGCCTGGCCCGGAAATACGGCGTCACCGGCGCTCAGATATGCCTGAAATTTCAGATAAAAGAGGGGGTCATCGTTATCCCCAAGACTTCGCGCCCCGAGAGGCTGAAGGAAAACATAGACCTGTTCGGCTTCGATCTCACGGACGAAGAGACGGAGCTGCTGCGGGCGCTTGACAAGGACGAGCCCTTTATCGGAACACCCGGACTGC is from Abditibacteriota bacterium and encodes:
- a CDS encoding MTH1187 family thiamine-binding protein is translated as MVVSLTIIPLGGGDELKEKIADIVAIIHDSGLSYKLGSMQTCIEGEWDEVMEVVRRCHHKALESAPRCLTTVTIDDRKGFTGRLEGKVRDVKDILSDKELSVE
- a CDS encoding AIR synthase family protein: MSDIHVGKLSPDRMNALIAGRLGASDSRIVMGPGAGLDFGVTDCGNGMVMAIAEDPIFPAAGLPLEMMGEFTVHIGASDVAVSGIRPEFMTYSLLLPPGTPVEETEKIIQKISDTAKSLDIAIVGGHTGWYSAVSLPIVGGITVWGFAGKDEWTSPGGARPGDALLMTKGPAIEAAALLGVLYSQKDTPLPPETVSALLGRVSQITVVEDALTAWAAGGVHAMHDATEGGVYGGMWEMKNAAGAGLEAVLSRDMVPADIQALADYLSFDPWTVISEGTLLAAVSPGSVEAVRAAWSKKGIKSEVVGTFTDGRSSLVRDGRETGFPEPETDPFWNLFDNALS
- a CDS encoding HAD family hydrolase, which produces MIKAVFFDWDGTLCNSIPNIQKTFGLAKKELGFDYTYDRFRLLIGVPTTEQGKAVMPEDPERYIECYRRIYATMGDDPAYPGAAEALNGIRALGVSLGIVSSKTRLSLTAAAERLGLCGLFDVMVCGGETDRPKPDPQPLQAALALAGLQPGEALYVGDSFQDLMCARGAGVRVAAVAWGARTGEELATQSPDFLAESWEDLTEAVKQLI
- a CDS encoding aldo/keto reductase, which encodes MEYRVLSDGLRLPVIGLGTYKAENCADTVSRAIEYGYRMFDTAEMYRNEAEVGRGIRASGVSREEVVIVTKLSHKSYDRADEAVRGCLERLQTDYIDLMLLHWPFGNYYAAWRTLEDFRAKGVIRSVGVSNFEPAGLIDLINYNETPPSVDQIETHLWCQRKDCRRWMDKYHVAHMGYAPLGHGAKNHMLELPAVQGLARKYGVTGAQICLKFQIKEGVIVIPKTSRPERLKENIDLFGFDLTDEETELLRALDKDEPFIGTPGLPEKAEAALLW